GCGGCTGGAGGACGAGTTGCAGAGCTGCGCGCTGCGCGTGGCGGCGGCCGATCCGGAGGCGAGCACCGCACACGCGGTCGAACTCCCCGCGCAACCCGTGGCGCGGACCCGGCGTTCGGAGATCCTCGCGGCCGCCGTGCCGCTGTTCGAACGGGACGGGTTCGCGGCCGTCACCAACGGCCGGATCGCCGAGGCCGTCGGCCTGGTCCCGTCCGCGCTGTACCGCTACTTCCCCGGCAAGGCCGACATCCTCGCGGCGGCGTGCCTGCAGGCGGCGGCGCTCCTGACCCAGGCGGTGGACCACAACCTGCGCGGGGTGACGGATCCGCGTGACGCGCTCGCCGCGCTGACGGCCACCTACGTGGCATACAGCTTCGAGTACAACGCGCTCACCACCGTCGCGAACGCCGAGATCGTCGGGCTGCCGGACAACCTGCGGCGGCCGCTGGTCGCCGCGCAACGGGACCACATCGCGGTGTGGGAGCAGCACCTGCGGGCGGTGCGGCCGGACCTGGACTCGCGTCAGGCGCGGGTGCTGGTGCACGCCGGTTTCGGCGTGGTGGTCGAGTCCGGGCGCCGGTTGCGGTGGGAGGACAGCCCCGCGCACCGCGCCGCCGTGTCGGCGCTGGTGCTCAGCGCGCTGGGCGCCTGATCCTGTGCCTGGATGAGTAAGTCCTAACTTTGGGTGGGGTGTGGAGCCCAAGATCGACGAGCGTCAGGCGCTGATGGCCGTGCTGGATCAGGACCGCGGCCTGCTCCACGAGCGGCCCGGGCTGCTGATCCTGGCAGACAAGGGCTACCTCTCCCGAGAGCCGGACACCTACCTGACCGACCGTGGGGTGCGTCTGCTGCGCCCCTCCTACCGCAACCGCACCCCACACCCGCTCAAACCGGTCCGGCAACTCGTCCAATCGGTCAACGCCACCCTCAACCTCCCCGCCGCCATCTGGCACAACCGCGCCACCGGCCAACCCACAACCCGATCCCTGATCGCCTACGGCCACTAACCAAGATCGGAATTACTCGGTAGGGTCCGCTGTGGACGGTCACCTCCGGTGCGTCGGCGAGGTTTTCGAGCGCGGCCAGTGCGTCCGGGCTGTCGTCTTCGGTCTGGGCCACCACGTCCGGTCCGGCGGTGGCCGCGCGGGTCTGGGCGTAGCGCGCGCCGGTCGCGCCGGGCACGGACAGGCCGACCGCGAGCGCGGTGGCGGCGATGCCGACGGTGAGCAGGAAGACCGCGGCCTGGACCGGACGGCGGCGCAGGTCGGCGAAGACCAGCCGGCACACCAGCAGGAGTCGTCCCACGCCTCAGCCGCCCAGGTTCAGCAGACCACCGAGCCCGCCCGGTGAGATCCCGGTCCAGCCGCGCCAGGACGAGGCCGCCGTTCACGCGCTTGAGCCGTTCGCCCGGGGGCCGGCCGCCCCACCGCCGCGCTTCGGCGGCACGCGCGGCCTCCCGGTGGGCCCGGTCGCGTTCGAGACGCTCCCGCCGCCGGGCCTCCGCCCGCTGTTCCGGCGTGGGTGGCGGCGGCAGCGTCCGGGCGTGCTCGTGCCAGTAGGCGGCGGTCGCGCTGGTCTCCCGGACGACCGCGTCGTCGGCCGGGGGTGTCGGCCACAGCTGCAGCAGGTACCGGTCCAGCGGGGGTTCCCCGGACAGCCGGGTGTCCTTCGCCCGCGCCCGGTCCATCCCCGAGGCGCAGTACCGCACGCGGTAGTCGACGGGTTCGAGATCGAGGGGCCAGCTCGCTTCCCCCGCCCACTGCACCAGCCGCACCGCCGCGGTCTGCGGCCGGAAGGACACCTCGACGACCTCCTCCCAGTCCTCCCCGACCGGCGCGGGGCCGTCGAGAACCTCCACGGTCAGGCCGACGTTCCCGGTGTGCAAACCGGTGGTGAGGAACAGCAGACCGGGCACCGCGGCGCCGCACAGACCGTTCGACTGCCCGCCGCGGGCGTCGGTCAACCCGTCGAAGAACTCCCCGGTCCGGCTCTCCACGTAGAACTGCCCGTAGTGCACGTGCAGCTCACCTTCGAACAACAGCGTCACCGCGGCAGTCTGCCAGCAGCCGCGCACGTGCTGACCAAGGTCCTCGCCACCGGTGCCTTACGTCCGTTTCCCGCGGCGGCGCCGCCCGCACACCCTGGGATCCGGAGCGCCGACGAGGAGGAACCACCATGCGACACACCCACCGGCACTGGCGCGAACTGAGCCGGACCGAGCAGGGAGCCATCGTCGCGGCGGCGGCCCTGCAGGTGGCCATGGCCGCCGACGCGTGGTGGGACCTGTCCCGCCGCCCGGCCGAATCCGTGCGCGGCCCGAAGGGCGCCTGGGCGCTGGCGATCGCCGTGAACTTCCTCGGCCCGCTGGCCTACCGGCGCTTCGGCCGCAAGCCGGTCGTCGAGCCGGAACCGGCGCACCCGTGACGCGCCGCGCCCGGATCGCCGGGCTGGTCCTGGTCACCGCCCTGCTCGTCGCCTCCTGCGCGGCGGGGCCGAACGACGCCGCGGCGGGCACGCCCGACCCGGCCGGGTTCTGGCTCGGCCTGTGGCACGGGATCATCTGCCCGATCACGTTCATCGTCTCGCTGTTCGACGACAGCGTCGGCATCTACGAGGTGCACAACAACGGCAACTGGTACAACTTCGGCTTCGTCTTCGGCATCGCCCTGATGAGCTCGATCTTCAGCCGGCCCGCCGTCACCGCACCCGCCCGGCGGCGACGGCGGAAGTCCTGACAGTTCAACGGTCTTGTCCGGGATGGACGACCGTCACCGGGCACTCGGCGTGGTGACCGGCCGGTGGGAATTCCGTCCCTGCCGCGCGCCGGGCGCACGTTCATCGGCGGGAAAAACGGCACTCCTCCACCCACCCGACCGCGGCCGCCGACGGCGGGCCTTCCGGTGGGTGCTGAGAACGCTTCCCGCGTTTCAGACGGGCTGCTCGGCCGGGAGCTCGCCGTCGAGAGCGAAGCCGGTGACGAGTTCCGGGTCGATCCGGATCACCTCGGTCATCTCCCCCGCCACCGACGGGCACGGCAGCGTCCGGAACCGGGTCAGCTCGCGAGCTCCGACGCGGCGCGCGAACCCGACCGCGATCACGCTCCACCCGATCCGGTCGCCTTCGTGGATGACGTCGGCCTCGTAAGCGACCACAGTGCCGATCGCGGACAGCAGCGCCGCGCCGGGATGGGTCCGCACGATGACGCAGCCGTCGTGGAGCACGTGGTTCACCGGCCGGATGGTGGGCAGCGCCTGGTGGGTGAACACCACGCGGCCGACGCTGACACTGCCGAGCAGGTTCAGCGACTCGGCGCGGCCCAGTTCGCGCCCGGCCCCCGGCGGAGTCGGATCCATCACCCCGTCATCGTCGCCCGGCTCCGCGCACCCGGACAGGGCCGAAGGTCACCGGATCGATCATCAGGGGACAAGTGACCTTGCTCCCGCCCGGGGTCGACGAGCCCGGAGGACCTGGCCGGTGGTCCACTCGCGACAACGGCGAGCGGCGCCGGCGACGGCAGGAAGGGCCGTTGGTCCCCGCCGCCCGGGCATCCCGGCCCTGCTCCACCACCCCCGGTTTCGGCTGCACTGGAGGCATGACATTTCCCGACGACCACACCGTGAACGCGGCACTGGCGCTGGCCGTGCGCGCGCCGTCGGTGCACAACACCCAGCCCTGGCGGTGGCGGATCGGCGACCGGACCGTCCACCTCTACGCCGACCCCGCCCGGCAGCTGCCGGAGACCGACCCGGACGGCCGTGACCTGCTGCTCAGCTGCGGCGCGGCGCTGCACCACCTGCGGGTGGGTTTCGCGGCGCTGGGCTGGCGCGCCGAGGTGCACCGGCTGCCCAACCCGGCCGAACCCCGCCACCTGGCCGCCGTCGAACTGCACCGCCACGAACCGGGGCAGGAGGAGATCGCCCTGGCCGCGGCCATCCCGCGGCGGCGCACCGACCGGCGGCGGCACAGCTCCTGGCCGGTGCCCGGCAGCCACATCGAAACCATGGCCGCGCGCGCCGCCGACGAGGGCGTCATCCTGCGCGAGGCCACTGGTTCCGCTCGCTACCACCTGGCCGAGGCGGTCTTCGAAGCAGCGCGCCGCCACGCGGCCGACCCCGCGTACCGGATGGAGCTGGCCGCGTGGAGCGGCCGGCACTTCTCCACCGAGGGCGTGCCCGCGGTCAACGCCCCGGTGCCCGATCCCACCCCGGGCGCGCTGCCCGGCCGCCCGTTCGCCGATCCCCGGCTCCCGCAACCGCCCGGCGCGACGGGCGAGGACGACGAGACGGTGCTGCTGGTGCTGGGCACCGCCTCGGACGACCCGCTGTCCCGGCTGCGCGCCGGCGAGGCGACCAGCGCGGTCCTGCTGACCGCGACGACCCTCGGACTGGCCTCGTGTCCGCTGACCGAACCGCTGGAACTCGCCGGCACCCGGCAGCAGGTGCGCGACCGCGTCACCGGCGGCACCATCCCGCAGATGGTCCTGCGGGTCGGCTGGGCGCCCGTCAACGCCGACCCGCTACCCGCCACGCCGCGCCGCCCGCCGGCGGAGGTCGTCACCCCGCTCAGCACGCAGTCCGCCACCTGAGGAACCAGCCAGGCGGGCGGCCGGCGCGCTTTCCGTTGCGGGTGAGGAAATCTGCGGTTCCCCGTGTCGAGCCGCCCGGCGCGGGCCCGCAGGTCCGCCGTGACCCAGACCGGCATGCGCACCAGGGCAACCGCAGTGGCGCCGGCCTACAGCCCATCCGCGACGCGGCCGACCGTCACCGGCCGACCGGACCGAAGTCCCTGCCGCGGGAGCCCGCGAGCGTGTCCAGCGCGTGCGCGGCGCCGCGGGCGAACACCTCCACGTCCGGACAGGCGTCCGCGTCGCCCACGACGGTGATCGCCAGCTGCCCCGCGTAGGACAGCGCGCCGAGGCCGAGGGTGATGTTGCCGATCAGCGGCACGATCGGGAACAACTCCAGCACGCGCGCGCCCGCGCAGTGGAGGGGCTCCGGCGGGCCCGGCACGTCGGCGGCGTAGACGTTCGCCCACCGCTGCCGGTCCATCCGGCGCATGACCGCGCGCTGCAAGGCGCTGACGCGGAAGAGCGCGCCGCCGCCCGCGGAACGCTTGTGCCTCTTGCGCTTCGCGGTCTCGGCGGCGATCATCTCGAGCCGCCGCACCGGATCGGCCACCCCGAGCGGCAACGGCACCAGCATCATGCCGTCGAAGTTGCCGCGGAGCCGGTCCGGCGGCTCCTGGTGCAGGGACACCGGCACGTAGGCGCGGAGCACCAGCGCGTCCACCGGCTCGCCCCGGGCGTGCAGGAGTTCCCGCAGCCCGCCGGACATCGCCGCCATCAGCACGTCGTTGACCTTCGCGCCGTGCGCGGCCGCGACCCGCTTCGTGAGCGGCAGGTCGCCGCGGACGAGCGCGAACCGCCGCCCCGGCCCGATCGGCGTGTTCAGGCTCGTCCGCGGCGCCCGTCCCTCGGCGGCGAACTCCCGGAACGCCGGCCACGCCTGGCGCATCGCGGCGACGGATTCCGGCAGGCGGGTCAGCGCGGACACGCCCCGGCGCACCTCCCGCCACCGGCGCCGCGCGTTGTCCGCCAGCAACTGCGGCGCCGTCGGCTCCGGCTCAGCCGCCGGCCAGGGCGGCGCGAGGGCGCGCACCTCGGGCCCAGGGTCGAAGAACGCGCCGAGCAGCGCGACCGCGGCGACCCCGTCGGCGATCGTGTGGTGGAGCCGGACGAACAGCCCGGTGCGGCCGCCGGCCAGCCCGGTCAGCACCCACATCTCCCACAGCGGACGGGACCGGTCCAGCCGGCGCCGCCGGATCCGCTCGACCACGCCCAGGAGCTGCTCGTCGTCACCCGGAGCGGGCACCTCGGCCGCCCGCACGTGGTCATCGACGTCCACTGTGGACGCATCGGTCCAGTACGGCGGGCCCAGCCCGGTTCGCGGCACCCGCAGGACCTGTCGCATCCGCCGGACCAGCGGGAGACGCTTCGCGACGACCTCGCGTGCCAGGTCGAGGGAGAAGGTCCCCGCCGTCCGGTTCCCGTCCAGGACGGCCAGCACACCGATGTCCTCCGGCCAGCCGAAGTCGTCCGGCCACAGCATGCCGAGATCCAGCGGGGACAGTCGCTCCATGGCGCGTCAGGACTCCGGCTGCGCGCCGACGGGGCGCTGCGCGGCCCGGTGCACCGGCACCGCGATCAGGGCCACACCGCCGGCCAGCAGCACCAGGCCGACCCCGATCACGATCCAGGCGATGTCGTCGAGCGCGGGCACCGTCGCGCCGATCTCGGCCACGACGTTCACCCCGGGTGAGCCGTCGGCGTTCATCACCACGACCGTCCAGTCGCCGCTGCGCATCGGCCACACCACCGTCTGGGTTCCGCCGCCGCTCGCCTGCGCCGTCCAGATGCCCGCGGTTTCCGGCGCCGGCAGGGTGCGGTTGCCCTGGTGCACGACGTACCGGTCGCTGGACCAGTCGGTCACCGTGGCGTACTGGGCGCCCGCGAGGAACCCCGCCGCGGCGGGGGACGGCGCGACGCCGATGAACACCGGCGTCGCCGGGTCGGCCGCGGTCGCCCGCACCCGCACGTCGCCGACCAGGCGCTGGATGCCGCTCCAGTCGGCGGCCTCGCCCGCCAGCTCGATGTCCTCCGTGGCGATGGCGTAGCCGGTGGCGCTGAGGCTGTTCGACGCCGACAGGTAGCCGTCGGCGTCCCGCTCCGCGCGGTCCGCCCACAGCAGCGTGCTGCCGCCGGTGAGCAGGCCCATCGCGGTCAGGGCGAGCACCGCGCCCGCGACCACCGACGTGATCTTGCCGCCGGTCCAGCGGTGGTTCGCCGGCTGCCAGTGCTCGGGCGAGGACGGCTCGGTGACCGGCCCCGCCGGGTCGTGCGCGCCCAGGTCGAGGCGGAACGGCGGGTAGGCGTCGGTCATGAGCGCGGCGTACGCGGCGACCCGCAGCACCCAGCGGTCCATCCCGAGCACGAAGTCGAAGACCGGCTTCGGGTAGCGGCCGGTGAACAGCAGCACGATCCCGGCCACCAGCACCAGGATGCCGACCAGGCCGCCGGCCGCCCAGGTGAACCCGCGGTCGTCGGTGTACCCGAGCAGCCAGGTGCCGCCGCCGACGAACAACGCGGCGATGATGTAGTGCGGGATGGCCAGCAGCCACCACTTCACCAGCACCAGCCCACGGGACAGCCGCTCCGGGTAGTCGATCTCCAGCCGCGCCGGGTAGGCGGGCACGTCGGCGAGCGTGAACGGCGGGTAGGCGTCCGTGCC
The window above is part of the Amycolatopsis thermoflava N1165 genome. Proteins encoded here:
- a CDS encoding pyridoxamine 5'-phosphate oxidase family protein, which gives rise to MDPTPPGAGRELGRAESLNLLGSVSVGRVVFTHQALPTIRPVNHVLHDGCVIVRTHPGAALLSAIGTVVAYEADVIHEGDRIGWSVIAVGFARRVGARELTRFRTLPCPSVAGEMTEVIRIDPELVTGFALDGELPAEQPV
- a CDS encoding PLD nuclease N-terminal domain-containing protein; translation: MRHTHRHWRELSRTEQGAIVAAAALQVAMAADAWWDLSRRPAESVRGPKGAWALAIAVNFLGPLAYRRFGRKPVVEPEPAHP
- a CDS encoding wax ester/triacylglycerol synthase family O-acyltransferase, with amino-acid sequence MERLSPLDLGMLWPDDFGWPEDIGVLAVLDGNRTAGTFSLDLAREVVAKRLPLVRRMRQVLRVPRTGLGPPYWTDASTVDVDDHVRAAEVPAPGDDEQLLGVVERIRRRRLDRSRPLWEMWVLTGLAGGRTGLFVRLHHTIADGVAAVALLGAFFDPGPEVRALAPPWPAAEPEPTAPQLLADNARRRWREVRRGVSALTRLPESVAAMRQAWPAFREFAAEGRAPRTSLNTPIGPGRRFALVRGDLPLTKRVAAAHGAKVNDVLMAAMSGGLRELLHARGEPVDALVLRAYVPVSLHQEPPDRLRGNFDGMMLVPLPLGVADPVRRLEMIAAETAKRKRHKRSAGGGALFRVSALQRAVMRRMDRQRWANVYAADVPGPPEPLHCAGARVLELFPIVPLIGNITLGLGALSYAGQLAITVVGDADACPDVEVFARGAAHALDTLAGSRGRDFGPVGR
- a CDS encoding DUF4389 domain-containing protein; the encoded protein is MDVRMTYPVRVEGNLATGLSRWLWLVKWLLVIPHLVVLSFLWLGFFVLTVAAFFAILLTGRYPRAIFDFNVGVLRWSWRVQFYSYSALGTDAYPPFTLADVPAYPARLEIDYPERLSRGLVLVKWWLLAIPHYIIAALFVGGGTWLLGYTDDRGFTWAAGGLVGILVLVAGIVLLFTGRYPKPVFDFVLGMDRWVLRVAAYAALMTDAYPPFRLDLGAHDPAGPVTEPSSPEHWQPANHRWTGGKITSVVAGAVLALTAMGLLTGGSTLLWADRAERDADGYLSASNSLSATGYAIATEDIELAGEAADWSGIQRLVGDVRVRATAADPATPVFIGVAPSPAAAGFLAGAQYATVTDWSSDRYVVHQGNRTLPAPETAGIWTAQASGGGTQTVVWPMRSGDWTVVVMNADGSPGVNVVAEIGATVPALDDIAWIVIGVGLVLLAGGVALIAVPVHRAAQRPVGAQPES
- a CDS encoding TetR/AcrR family transcriptional regulator, yielding MTAEPAAAVRPRNRRQLIVDAAGRVFSERGYHAASMEEIAAGVGITAAALYRHFPNKYALFAECADVMVDGLLAALDEVPDGAPLADVLAAATRVTVAHRASGGLYRWESRYLDRADRRVLRGKFARVVERVADAVRREHPRPGEHLRAVAALGAIGSITMHHTSIAQRRLEDELQSCALRVAAADPEASTAHAVELPAQPVARTRRSEILAAAVPLFERDGFAAVTNGRIAEAVGLVPSALYRYFPGKADILAAACLQAAALLTQAVDHNLRGVTDPRDALAALTATYVAYSFEYNALTTVANAEIVGLPDNLRRPLVAAQRDHIAVWEQHLRAVRPDLDSRQARVLVHAGFGVVVESGRRLRWEDSPAHRAAVSALVLSALGA
- a CDS encoding Acg family FMN-binding oxidoreductase, coding for MTFPDDHTVNAALALAVRAPSVHNTQPWRWRIGDRTVHLYADPARQLPETDPDGRDLLLSCGAALHHLRVGFAALGWRAEVHRLPNPAEPRHLAAVELHRHEPGQEEIALAAAIPRRRTDRRRHSSWPVPGSHIETMAARAADEGVILREATGSARYHLAEAVFEAARRHAADPAYRMELAAWSGRHFSTEGVPAVNAPVPDPTPGALPGRPFADPRLPQPPGATGEDDETVLLVLGTASDDPLSRLRAGEATSAVLLTATTLGLASCPLTEPLELAGTRQQVRDRVTGGTIPQMVLRVGWAPVNADPLPATPRRPPAEVVTPLSTQSAT